The nucleotide sequence TAAATGAAAAAAGATTAAAAGAGGCTGGAAGAAAAGATAGATTATCTCATCTGGAATGGAGATCACTACTGTCAGAAAAGATTGCAGTTGAGGCAGTTATTAATGTGGCCAAAGAAACAGGGGCCAGAGTTGTAATAGCTCATGTCAGTCATCCCGATATAATGGCTAAAATTAAAGAAGCCAGAGATCAAGGATATACAATTTATGCAGAAGGATGTCCTCATTACTTTAATCTTACTCAGGATATGTTAGAAGAAAAAGGTCCCTGGGTAAAATTTACTCCGCCAATGCGAATGAAAAATCAAAAAGAAATAGATGAAAAAATGTGGCCTGCTTTTAATAGTGATCACATAACTTTAATAGGTTCAGATCACTGTCCTTATCCAAAAGAAGTAAAGGAAAAAGGACTGGATAATATCTGGGAAGCACCTAATGGAATCCCTGGTGTGGAAACCTCAATGAGATTAATGATAAATGCAGTTAATCAGGGTAAAACCAATATAAATAAAATTGTAGAAGTAATGAGTGAAAATCCAGCTAAAATTTATGGATTATATCCCAAAAAAGGAACTTTAAGTGTTGGTTCTGATGCTGATCTGGTTATTTTGGATATGGAAGCTGAAGAAACTCTAAAAAATGAAAATGTAATATCTAAATGTGGTTGGACACCTTATCAGGGTAAAAAAATAAAAGGGGTATTGGATACAGTTATGGTTAGGGGAAAAGTAGTAGCTAAAAGAGGGAAACCAGTAGGAGAAGCCGGTTATGGCCAATTTGTTTCAAGAGCAGAAGTGCAAAAATCCTAAATATATCATTTCTAAAGGAGGTTAATAATGAAAAAAAGTAAGTATGCTGTAATTTCAGTTGATATGCATAGAGGTCATTTAGACCCGAAAGTAGCAACATTACCATTGTTGCCAAAAGAAAGATGTACAAGAGTAATCAATAATACAGCTGGATTTTTTAAAGAAATACGAAAAAAAGAAGTGCCAATTATCCATGTAGTTACTACCTATCGTGATAGTGATGAAATAATGTCCAATCCACACTGGGGAGAAAAAAATGAAGAAGCAGATGGGAGCAGAGAAGGTATTTCCAGACATAATCTTGCTGGGTCTCCTGGAACAGAAATTATACCCAAATTATATGAAAAAGAAGATTATATAGTCAATACTAAAAAAAGATACAGCTGTTTTCATGGAACAGACTTAGATTTTCTTTTAGAGCAGATAGGTGCAGAAACTGTTATATTAACAGGTATTAACACCAGTAGCTGTGTTTTATGTACTTCATTTGATGCCTGTAATAGAGATTATAAGGTTTATGTAGCTGAGGATTGCTGTGATAGTATGGATGGCAAAGAATTTCATGATGCTGCTTTGATGTTTATTAACAGAATTTTGGGAACTACTTTAAAAGCAAATGAGCTTTTAGAAAAAATATAATTATTTCATTAATCAAATAAAAAACAGGAGGAAATTAATATGGAAATTAAAAGATGGGAAAATGGAGAATTATTTGAGACAAATGGAGGACATATGCGCTGGGTGTTCTGGCCGGGAAATGGCTATAATGATTTAACTCTTCACTACAGTGTTTTAAAACCAGGTGAAGCTTTTAATCTACACACTCATGAATACTCAGTAGATGTAATTTCAATAGTAAAAGGTGAGGGCGAAGTTTTAACAGATGGAGAAGAAAATCCACCAATTAAAGAAGGGGAAAGTGTTTTTGCAAGAGCAGGTGAAGCTCATGGTATTAAAAATACTGGAGATGAAGAGATGATAACTTTAGGTTCTCAAACTCCAGGTGATTTGGAGCTATATGGTATGAAAGGTTATACATTCGGTA is from Halanaerobiales bacterium and encodes:
- a CDS encoding isochorismatase family cysteine hydrolase, coding for MKKSKYAVISVDMHRGHLDPKVATLPLLPKERCTRVINNTAGFFKEIRKKEVPIIHVVTTYRDSDEIMSNPHWGEKNEEADGSREGISRHNLAGSPGTEIIPKLYEKEDYIVNTKKRYSCFHGTDLDFLLEQIGAETVILTGINTSSCVLCTSFDACNRDYKVYVAEDCCDSMDGKEFHDAALMFINRILGTTLKANELLEKI
- a CDS encoding cupin domain-containing protein; translation: MEIKRWENGELFETNGGHMRWVFWPGNGYNDLTLHYSVLKPGEAFNLHTHEYSVDVISIVKGEGEVLTDGEENPPIKEGESVFARAGEAHGIKNTGDEEMITLGSQTPGDLELYGMKGYTFGKKEDK
- the pyrC gene encoding dihydroorotase yields the protein MSQEKTLLKNCRIVSSKDIRKGNILIEDGVISVITAKDLEADNEIDVKNRYVIPGAVDGHTHMMDPGKTQNEDFTTGTQAAAVGGITTAITHHRTIPPVYSIKELEDKINHVSKKAVVDFGIKGGGAPDNIDELEAMWKRGVTGFKAFTCDLHGSKPLHPGDMYYFLQEIKRLDATLLVHCENESITEVNEKRLKEAGRKDRLSHLEWRSLLSEKIAVEAVINVAKETGARVVIAHVSHPDIMAKIKEARDQGYTIYAEGCPHYFNLTQDMLEEKGPWVKFTPPMRMKNQKEIDEKMWPAFNSDHITLIGSDHCPYPKEVKEKGLDNIWEAPNGIPGVETSMRLMINAVNQGKTNINKIVEVMSENPAKIYGLYPKKGTLSVGSDADLVILDMEAEETLKNENVISKCGWTPYQGKKIKGVLDTVMVRGKVVAKRGKPVGEAGYGQFVSRAEVQKS